The sequence below is a genomic window from bacterium.
CGGTGTCGACGCAGTGCGGGATGTCCAGGTCGGCGGGACTGGCGAGGGCGAGGTCCGGTCGCAGCAGGTAGCGGCGCGCCCACTCCACGAGCTCGCGCCACATCGGCCCGACCAGGATGAGCGGCGTGCCGTAGAGCTGCCGTACCTGCAGGAGCTGCCATACCATCGCCAGCTCGAGCACGGTGCCGATGCCGCCCGGGACGACGACGAAGGCATCGGAGGCGATCACGAAGTGGTGCAGGCGCGAGAAGAAGGTCCCGTGCTCGTAGACCTCGTCGACGAAGGGATTGGTGTCCTGCTCGAACGGCAGGTGGATGCGGATGCCGACCGACTGCCCGGCGGCGCCGACGCCCGCCGAGGCCGCGCCCTCGTTCGCCGCCTGCATCAGGCCCGGCCCGCCGCCGGTGATCACCGTGCAGCCCATGCGCGCCAGCTCGGCGGCCAGGTCGCGCACCGCGCCATAGACCCAGTGATCGCGCGGAATCCGTGCCGAGCCGAAGAGGGTGACCCGGAAATCGTCGCGGCGCGAGGGGCGCAGGCGGGTGAGCGCGTTCACCACCTCCCACAGCCGCAGCACCGATTCGCGGACCAGCGCGGCGACCTGCTGCTCGTCGGCCAAGCTGACCAGGGTGGACTGCGAGTCGGTCCGGGTCTCTTCCATCACCACCTCTGCTCCGCTTTTGACAGAATCACGCCCGCCCACAAGGCGGGACCGGGTGCCGCGGCGCCCGCTTTTGTCTGTCGGTCCGAGAGCAAATTCGGCTATGCTGGCGAGCGCGCGCCATGCTGCGATCCAGTGAGGAGCCTCCCCGGTCGTCGCCCGAAGTGCGGGCGGCGCTCGCGCGACTGACCGTCCGCCGCGGCCGCCTGTTGCTGCTCCTCGGCCTCGCGGCCGTGGCGGTCTTCGGCGCCATCAATCACCTGACGCTCTCGCCGCCGCCGCTGTGGAGCGACGCCATGAACGGCGCGCTGACGATCCTGATCGGGCTCGCGCTGCTCGCCACCCGACTGGCATTCGTGCAGCGGCACATGGCGCCGATCTGCCTCGGCCTCGGATTGATCGGCAGCGCGATTCGCGCCTGGGCGAGCGTCTGGCACGGCGAGGTCGCATCGACCGCGATCTTCTTCGTCGTCATGGCGGTGACCGCCGCCGCCATCCTGCCCTGGGGCTTCTGGCTGCAACTGCTGGGCGCCAGCGCCCTCGCCGCCATGCTCGCCGTGAGCTCGCGCCTCGTGCTCGGCAACCTCGGGCCGCCGCCCGGGCATGCGACGGCGGCGGTCGGGCTCGGCCTGGCCTGCTCGGCAATCCTCGCCGGCGAGATGCGCCGCCACTACATCCGGCTCTTCGACGACAACTTCCGTCGCCGCGACGCCGAAGCGGCGCTGGCGCGGCTGAACGCCGAGCTCGAGCGCCGGGTCGAGCAGCGCACCGCCGAGCTCACCGCCGCCAGCCGCGAGCTCGCGCGCGAAGCGGAGGAGCGCCGGCAGACCGAGGCCGACCTGCGCGAGAGCCAGCGCCGCCTGCAGGCGGTGCTCGACCACGCCGACGTCGCCGTCTACCTGCGCGACCTCGACGGCCGCTACCTGCTCGCCAATCGCTACCTGCTGCGGATGTGGGGCCGGCGCGCCGACGAGGTGATCGGCCACACCATGGACGAGCTGCTGCCGCCGGACGTCGCGGCCGTCGTGCGCGCCAACGACCGCGCCGTGCTGCGCGCCTCCTGCTCGCTGCAGTTCGAGGAGAGCTTTCCGCTGCCGGACGGCTGGCGCACCTTCATCACGGTGAAGTTCCTGTGGGCCGGCCGCGACGGCGCGCCGGCCGGCATCTGGGGCCTGGGCACCGACATCACCGACCGCAAGCAGGCCGAGGCCGAGCTGCGCCGCTCCGAAGCCGCGCTGTCGGCGGTGATCGAGAACACCCCGGACGCGATCTGGTCGGTCGACCGCGACGCCCGCGTGACGGTGATCAACGGCAGCGCCCGGGCGCGCTTCGCCCAGCGCTACGGCGCCACCTATGGCGACGACGCCAGCGCCCATGTTCCGGCGGCCCTGCGCGAGGAGTTCATGGCGCTGTTCCGACGGGCGCTGGCCGGCGAGCACGTCCAGCTCGAGCGCACCGAGATGGCCGCCGACGGTCCGCGCTGGGAGCTGCTCTCGCTGCACCCGATCCGGGCCCGCGGCGAGGTGATCGGCGCCACCGTGTTCAGCAAGGACGTCACCGACCTCAAGCGCGCCGAACAGGCGGCGCGCCAGCACCAGGCCGATCTGGCGCACGTCCTGCGGCTCAGCACCATGGGCGAGATGGCATCGGGCCTGGCGCACGAGATCAACCAGCCGCTGGGCGCCATCGCCAACTACGCCCAGGGCTGCGCGCGCCGGCTGCGCGCCGGCACCGCCGACGTCGCCACCCTGCTGCCGATCGTCGAGGAGATCGGCGGCGAAGCGCTGCGCGCCGGCGAGATCATCCGCCGCCTGCGCGATCTGATCCGCAAGGACACCGCCCGGCAGAGCCCGGCCGACGTCAACCACCTGGTGCGCGAGTCGGTGCGGCTGATCGAGCCCGAGGCGCGCGCCCGCGGCGTCGCGCTCCACCTCGACCTGACGCCGGACCTGCCGGCGGTGTCGTGCAACGACATCCAGATCGAGCAGGTGCTGCTCAATCTGCTGCTCAACGGCGTCGAGGCGGTCGAGGCGGCGGACAACGGCGAGCGCGCGCTGGCGGTGCGCACCGCGCTCGCCGGCGACGCCGTGCAGGTGGCCGTCGCCGATTCCGGCGTCGGCCTACCCGACCCGCCGGCGGACGTGTTCGCGCCGTTCTACAGCACCAAGTCGAGCGGCCTCGGCATGGGCCTGTCGATCAGCCGTTCGATCATCGAAGCGCACGGCGGCACCCTGTGGGGGACGCGCAATCCCGACCGCGGCAGCACCTTCCGCTTCACCCTCCCGGCCTGAGCCAGCGCAGCGCCGCCGCGGCCAGCGCCGCCAGGGCCGCCACCCACCACCAGCGGCGCCGCCGCGGCGTTGGCGCGTGGCGCAGACACATCCGACACACCGCCCGCCGGCTGGTCAGGCGCAGCACGACCTCGACGCAGTCGCCGCAGCACAGCGCGCCGCAGTCGGCGCACATCCCGGCGGCCGGCGCCTGGCAGTACACGCAGTAGACATCGTCCGGGGTGAATGGCTGTTCCTGCACGCCCGCAATGGTGAACGATCGGCCGGCGGCAGCGCAAAGGGCGGCCCCGCGCGACGGCGGCGCGAGAGTGTGGCAGGGTGTGGCGCGATGGCGAAGAAGCCCCTCCCACCGGAGACGACGGCGCTGGGCTCGCTCGGCGAGTTGCTGCGCCGGCGCGGCGTCCGCGTCGGGGAGCCCGCCGTTCCGGCGCCAGCGCCGCCGGCGGCGGCGGCATCGCCGGCGACGTCGCCCGCCGCGGGTCTGGACCTCAGCCGCGCCGGCAAGGTGATCGTCCGCCGCGAGCGCAAGGGCCACGGCGGCAAGACGGTGACCGTCGTGGACGGCCTGGCATTGCCGGCGGCGCAGATGGACACACTGGCGCGCGCCCTGCGCAAGGCGCTCGGCTGCGGCTCGTGGGTGGAGGCGGGCCGGGTCGTGCTGCAGGGCGATCGTCCGGATGCGGCCGCGGCCTGGCTCGTCCGTCACGGCGCCCGGCAGGTCCGGCGCGGCAACTGAGCGAGGTCGGTCGGGTCAGCGCCGCCGCGTCACCCGCGCCGCCAGCGCCATCGCCGCCAGCAGCAGCGCGGCGGCGAGAACGAACGACGCGCCCTGCTGGGGCCATGATCTCCTCGCGCAGCGCGCGCCGCTGCATCCGCCCCGGCGGGCAGCGAAAGATCTTGCAGCGACGGCGTTTGGGCCCCAAGCTCCGGGCCGTGCAGCTCTTCGATCTCCTCCTCGGGCACGGCGACCGGGTGGCGCTCACCGCGGATGGCCGCGACCACACCTACGGCGCGCTGGCCGACGCCGCGGCGCGGCTGGCCGCGACGTTGCGGGCGCGCGGGCTCGCGGCCGGCGATCGCGTCGCCTTCTTCCTTCCCAACTGCGCCGAGCTGGCGATCGCCTACTTCGGCTGCTTCGCCGCCGGGCTGGTCGCCGTGCCGCTCAATCCGCGCTACCGCGGCCCCGAGGTCGAGCACGCGGTGGCGGACTGCGCGCCGCGCCTGCTGATCGCCGACGCCGCCCTGCTCGACCGTCTCGACGGCGCGCGCCTGGCGGCGCTCGGGATCGCCGGGGTCGTCGTCGCCGGCGGTCCGGCGCCGACCGGCACCGAGCCGTTCGCCCGCCTGCTCGACGCCGCGCCGCTGCCGGCCCCGGTCGCGGTCGCCGCCGACGACCCCGCCGTCGTCCTCTACACCTCCGGCAGCACCGGCAAGCCGAAGGGCGTCACTCACACCCACGCCTCGCTGCGCCGCACGGCGCGCCACCAGGTGGTGAGCCAGGCGCTCGACGCCAGCGACGTGCAGCTCGCCTTCATGGGCATCGCCTACATCGCCGCCTTCGCCGGCCAGTTGCTGACGGCGTTCGCGCTCGGCGGCCGGGTGATCCTGCTGCCGCACGGCGATCCCGCGGCGGTGGTCGACGCCATCCCGCGCCACGGCGTGACGCGGCTGCAGACCGGCCCCGCCGATCTGCGCGACCTGTTGGCGCATCCGGCGCCGGCGCGCGCCGCGCTGGCCACGCTGCGCTGCGCCATCGCCGGCGGCGAGCGCATCGCCGCCGAGCTGCACCACCGCTTCGCCGAATGGGCCGGCCTGCCGCTCACCGAGGCCTGTGGCATGACGGAGGCCTACAACTACGCGATGAACCCCCCGTTTGGCGCCAAGCGCCTCGGCTCCTTCGGCCTGCCGACCGACGGCGTGACGCTGCGCCTGGTCGGCGCCGACGGGCGCGACGGCGACGAGGGCGAGGTGTGGCTGCGCAGCGACGCCATGGCGCGCGGCTACTGGAACGATCCCGCGGCGACCGCCGCCGCGCTGCGCGACGGCTGGCTCGTCACCGGCGATCTGGCGCGTCGCGACGCCGACGGCTGGTACTGGTTCGTCGGCCGGCGCAAGGAGATCATCATCCGCGGCGCCTCGAACATCGCGCCGGGCGAGGTCGAATCGGTGTTGACGCAGCATCCCGCGGTCGCCGCCGCGGGCGTCGTCGGCGCGCCGGACGCGCACGACGGCCACGTGCCCGTCGCCTTCGTCCAGCTCCATCCCGGCGCCGCGGCGACGCCGGCGGCGCTGCGCGCCTTCGCGTCCGAACGCCTCGCCGAGTACAAGGTGCCGGTGCGCGTCGTCGTGCTCGATGCCCTGCCCCGGAACGTGAACGGCAAGCTCGACCGCGCCGCGCTCGCCGCCCGCTCCTCGCTCAGCGCCGCTTGAAGTACCTCTGCACCGCCGCGGCGTAGAGCTTCCGCAGCCGGGCGGTGAGCGGGCCGGGCTTGCCCGTGGCGAGCGGCGCTTCGTCGACGTGGACGATGGGGACGATCTCAATCATCGACGAGGTGAGGAAGGCCTCGTCGGCGAGGCGCAGGTCGGTGGTGGTGATCTCGCGCTCGACGGCGGGGATGCCGTTGGCGCGCGCCAGGTCGATGATCAGGCCGCGGGTGACGCCGGGCAGGATGCCGCCCTGCGGCGCGGTGTAGAGGGTCTTGTCGCGCACCACGAACACCGACGTCGTGGTGCCCTCGGTGAGCACGTGGTCGGCGCGCACGAAGAGGCCCTCGTAGGCGCCGTGGTACGACGCCAGCACCTTGCCGACGACCGCCGGCAGGTAGTTGATCGACTTGTGCTCGGGGATGAAGCCGTGGCGCGAGAAGGGGAGCAGCGACACCTTGACGCCGCGCTTCTGGTGGGTGGCGATGGCGCGATCGAGCGGGCGGACCATGATCACCGTCGTCGGCTTGGCGATGTCCGGCGGCAGCACGCGCGGCTCGGCGGGCCCGCGGGTGATGGTGATCCGCACCCAGGTGTCCTGCCGCTGCAGACCGTTGCGCTGCAGCAGCTCGCTGATCACCTGCGGCCAATCGAGATCGGGGACCGGCAGGCCGAGGATGTCGGCCGAGGTGCGCAGGCGGTGGAAGTGCTCCTCGATCGCGAAGGCGCGCCCCTTGTAGCCGCGCATGGTCTCGAAGAGCCCGTCGCCGTACAACAGGCCGCGGTCGTAGACGCTGATCATCGCCCGCTTGGACTCGACGATGCGCCCGTTGAGGAACACGTAGCCGTCTCTCATGCCCGCATCCTTTCCATCCCCCGCAACGCCTGCATCAACGCCTCCGTCTTGAGCAGCGTCTCGGCGTGCTCCCGCGCCGCCTGCGAGTCCGCCACGATCCCGCCCCCGGCCCAATAGCACAGGCCGGTGGCGTCGAGCACGGCCGTGCGGATGGCGAGGTTGAAGACGCTGCGCCCGTCGGGCTCGGTCCAGCCGATGGCGCCGGTGTAGAAGCCGCGCGGCGCCGGTTCGAGCTCCTCGATGATCTCCATGGCGCGGATCTTCGGCGCGCCGGTGATCGAGCCGCCGGGGAAGAGGGCGCGCAGGACGTCGGCGAGCGCGGTGCGCGGCCGCAGTCGCCCGCGCACCTCGGAAACCATGTGGACGAGCAGCGGGTAGGCGCGTTCCGCGAAGAGATCCGCCACCTCGACGCTGCCGGTGACGCACACCCGCCCGAGGTCGTTGCGCTCCAGATCGACGATCATCACGTGCTCGGCGCGCTCCTTGGCGTCGTCGACCAGCGCGCCCGGTGAGCCGGCGCGCCGGCGGGTGCCCTTGATCGGCAGGGTGGCGATGCGATCGCCGTCGAGGCGCAGCAGGCACTCGGGCGAGCTCGACACCAGCGTCCATCCCGCGCCGTCGAGGTAGGCGGCGTAGGGCATCGGGTAGCGCTCGCTCCACGCCGCCAGTAGCGCCGGCGCGGCGACGCGCGGCAGGGCGGCGTGGAACGGCTGCGCCAGATTGACCTGGTAGACATCGCCGGCGGCGATGTAGGCCTGCACGCGCGCCACCAGCGCCGAGTAGCGCTCGCGGTCGAGCAGCGGCCGCAGCGCCGGCGGCGCCACGAGCGGCGCGAGCGGCGGGTCGGGCGCCGCGTACCACTGCCGCGCCGCGGCGAGGCGGGCGTCGCTGGCGGCGGCGAGGCAGGCGCGGCCGCGGCGCCGGTCCGCCCGATAGCTCCAGTCGTAGGCGGCGGCGAAGAGCAGCGGCGTCTGCGGCCACGGCAGGCGGCGCGGCAGGCGCTCGCCGGCGTGCTTGAGGTCGTAGGCGAGCGCCGTGGCGATGCCGCCGCCCTCGCCCACCCGGGCGCGGTGGGCATCGAGGAACGCCTGCCAGGCCGCCCACGGATCGCCCCAGCGCCAGCGCGTGCCGCCGCCCGCGGTCGTCGCACTCCAGCCCGAGGCGTGGCAGGTCAGGGTGGCGATCGGCGTGTCGCTGTAGCGGACCGTGCCGTCGCCCCAGGCGTCCGCGTCGCCGTCGAACAGCACCCGGTGGGGTCGATCGCCGCCGCGCCGCACCAGCGACGCGGGGCGCATGGCGGGCGCGACTCCTTGCGTCGGCATGGGCTTCCTGCTTTGGGCAGAGCTGTCGTTGTACCGAGCGTCCGGCCAAGGCGCAACACGGCTCGCCGCGCGGCACGATGCGGATCACCATGCGAGGGTTGCGTTCTCGGAGCTCGAAGCGGCGCGGTCCGCTCTGATCGGCGACCTCGGCCATGAACGCCACCCTCCAGCTCCTGCACTCGGTCCTGCCGACCAGCGTCGGGCTGCGGGTGCGGATCAACATCGCGCACCCCTCGGCGCAGATCCTCGGCGCGGAGCGGATGGGGTCGGGGACGATCGTCGACGCCGCCGGCATCGTCCTGACGGTGAACTACGTCGTCCTCGGCGCCGAGACGGTCGAGGTGACGCTGCTCGATGAGACGCGGCTCTCCGGCCAGGTGATCGCGCAGGACTTCTACAGTGGCCTGGCGGCGGTGAAGATCCCGGAGCAGAGCTACCGCGCCGCCCGGCTCGGCGGCACCGACCGGCTGGCGCTGGGCGACGAGGTGTTCATCGTCGCCTCCGCCGGCGGCAGCCAGCGGCGCGTCAACACCGGCGCGATCATGTCGCTCGACCGTTTCGACGCCTTCTGGGAGTTCTCGCTCGAACGCGGCATCGTCACCACCGCGCGCAACCCCGGCCTCGGCGGCGGCGGCCTCTTCACCCGCGCCGGCGAGCTGGCGGGGATCGTGTCGCTCGACCTCAACGAGGTCGGCCGCTTCACCCTCGCGGTGCCGATCGAGCACTGGTCGGCGCACACCGACGAGCTGCTGCGGCACGGCCGGCGCACCAGTCGGCCGCCGCGCGCCTGGGTCGGCTTCTACTGCTACGTGCTGAGCGACCACGTGATCATCGCCGGCGTGCTCCCCGGCACGCCGAGCGAGCGCGCCGGCCTGCGGCCCGGCGACGTCGTCGTCGCCGTCGACGAGCAGCCGATCGCCGACCGCCGCGATCTCTACGCGCGCGTCTGGGCGCACCGCCCCGGCGAGCGCATCCACTTCAAGGTCTTCCGCGACGACGCGGTGCGCGAGGTCGTGGTGGAAGGCGGCGACGCCGAGGCCTTCTTCGCGTGAGCGCGATCGCCCGACGCGCTCCCCGGCGGCCGGCGCGCGGGGCGAAGCGACGATGAAGCCGCGCATGGCGCTCGGCGACTTCCTGGTCGCCTATCTGCAGCGCGTCGGCGTCACGCACCTCTTCGGCATTCCCGGCGACCTGGTGATGCGCCTGTTCCTGCGCTTCGGGCAGAAGCGCGGCCTGCGCATCGTCACCATGTCGCACGAGCCGGGGGTCGGCTTCGCCGCCGACGGCTACGCGCGCGCCACCGGCCGCATCGGCGTCGTCTGCGTCACCTACGGCGCCGGCGGCCACAACATGGTGAATCCGGTCGCCGGCTCGTTCGCCGAGCGCGTGCCGCTGCTGATCATCAGCGGCGGGCCGGGCGAGGAGGAGCGCAAGCTCGGGACGCTGATCCACCACCAGGCGAAGGAGATCGCGTCGCAGCTCCACATCTACCGCGAGATCACCTGCGCGGCGCGGCTGATCGACCGCGTCGGCAGCGCGGCGGACGAGATCGACGAGGTGGTGCAGACGGTGTGGGCGGAGCGGCGGCCGGGCTATCTCGAGATCCATCGCGACATGGTGGAGCGCACCGTCGCGGTGCCGCCGCGCCTGCTCGACTGGACCGGCCGCCTGCCGGAGCGCCGCTCGGATGCGCGCAAGGTGCGCGAGGCGGCGCGCGAGACGGCGGCGCGGCTGAACGCGGCGCGCGCCCCGGTGGTGATCGCCGGCATCGAGTGCCACCGCTACCACCTCACCCGCGAGCTGCTGCGCCTGGTCGAGCGCACCGGCGCGCCGTGCGCCACCACCGTGCTGGCCAAGGGGGCGATCCCGGTCGACCACCCGCAGCACATGGGCGTCTACCTCGGCGCCATCAGCCCGCGACCGATCCGCGAGCGCATCGCGCGCGCCGACGCGGTGCTCAGCCTCGGCACCCTGCTGACCGACATGAACCTCATGGGGCGCGGCCCGACGTTTGGCGCGGCGGCGGCGATCTCGGCGGTCGACGACCGCGTCGACGTCAGCTTCCACTCCTACAATCAGGTGACGCTGCGCGACTTCCTCGCCGCGCTCGGCCGCGAGCCGCTGACGCGGCGCCGCCAGCGCGTCGTCTACGCCGACAACCTCGGCCCGCAGCAACGCGGCACGGCGCGCGCCGTGCGGGTCAGCGACGTGCTGTGGGAGGTCAACCGCTTCCTCGCCGGCCGCCGCGACGTCATGGTGGTGTCGGAGGCGGGCGATGCCCTGTTCGGGGGCCTCGACGTGCGCGCCAACGGCCCGGTGCCGTACCTGGCGCAGGGCTACTACGCGTCGATGGGCTTCGGCGTGCCGGGCGCCATCGGCGCCCAGATCGGCACCGGGCTGCGGCCGCTGGTGCTGTGCGGCGACGGCGCCTTCCAGATGACCGGCCAGGAGATCGCCCAGGCGCCGCGCCACGGCTGCAACCCGATCGTGCTCGTGCTCAACAACGCCGGCTGGGGCATCTTCCGCCCGGTGGCCGACCGCAAGGACCTGCTCGCCATCCCGCCCTGGCCGTACGCCGAGCTGGGCCGCGCCTGGGGCGGCTGGAGCGCCCGCGTCGAGACCGTCGCCGCGCTGCGCGACGCCCTCGCCGAAGCCGGCCGCCGCCGCGAGCTGGCGCTGATCGAGATCATCCTCGACCCCGACGACCACTCGCCGGTGGCGCGCAAGTACATCGCGGCGTCGGTGGGAAGAAGGAACAAATGAAGCGGAATTGTCGCGGTTCCGAATCGTCATCCAGCTCAAGCACGTGGACGCTGAGCTATGCGGCGATTCCTCGTCGGCTCTGATCGGCAGAGGACGAGAAGGCGACGCGCCTCGCTGTCCCCACGAGGAGCGCCGATCGGCGCTGGACGCGAGCGCTCCGTTGACGCAAAAACGCCTCGGAAGCTAACCGATGCCGCCGGTCTCGATTCCGCAGTGGCTGATCGGAGGCCGCTGCGGTGGGAGCGGTGTCGACGTGTAGCAGCAGGCCAGGGGATTGCGGAAGGTGAGGATGGACAACGACCCCGAAATCAGCGTCCGGGCTGAATTACAACCGGGCCAGATCTTCACTGGTCCGCTCTTCAGCGAGCCCACGCGCGTCGAGACGGTTCAGCCGAACGGGGCGGCGAGTTGGGTCGTGGGACTCGGCCTGCAATCAGAACGCCTCCGGAAGGTGACGCTCACCGCTGCCGATCTCGATCGCCTCTCGTTCCTGCACGCACGGAGCTCGTTCGACGGCGACGGGCGCCTCCTGCGCCTGGGTCTCCAGGCCTATGCGCTGGGCATCGCCTATGAGTTCGATCCGTACTTTGGCCTCTCCATTTCGCGCATCGATCCGCTCCCGCACCAGATGCAGGTGCGCGAGACGCCGCCGTCATCCGGAGACAATCGATGAAGATTCGCAAGATCGCGCTCAAGAACTGGAAGAACTTCGTCGACGCCGAGGCGCAGATCCATGATCGCGTGTTCCTCGTCGGACCGAACGCATCCGGCAAGTCGAACTTCCTCGACGCGTTCCGGTTCCTCCGTGACTTGGCGTCCACCGGTGGCGGGTTCCAGGAAGCGGTTGCGCGGCGTTCGGGGGTT
It includes:
- a CDS encoding serine protease, giving the protein MNATLQLLHSVLPTSVGLRVRINIAHPSAQILGAERMGSGTIVDAAGIVLTVNYVVLGAETVEVTLLDETRLSGQVIAQDFYSGLAAVKIPEQSYRAARLGGTDRLALGDEVFIVASAGGSQRRVNTGAIMSLDRFDAFWEFSLERGIVTTARNPGLGGGGLFTRAGELAGIVSLDLNEVGRFTLAVPIEHWSAHTDELLRHGRRTSRPPRAWVGFYCYVLSDHVIIAGVLPGTPSERAGLRPGDVVVAVDEQPIADRRDLYARVWAHRPGERIHFKVFRDDAVREVVVEGGDAEAFFA
- a CDS encoding anthranilate synthase component I family protein, with the translated sequence MRPASLVRRGGDRPHRVLFDGDADAWGDGTVRYSDTPIATLTCHASGWSATTAGGGTRWRWGDPWAAWQAFLDAHRARVGEGGGIATALAYDLKHAGERLPRRLPWPQTPLLFAAAYDWSYRADRRRGRACLAAASDARLAAARQWYAAPDPPLAPLVAPPALRPLLDRERYSALVARVQAYIAAGDVYQVNLAQPFHAALPRVAAPALLAAWSERYPMPYAAYLDGAGWTLVSSSPECLLRLDGDRIATLPIKGTRRRAGSPGALVDDAKERAEHVMIVDLERNDLGRVCVTGSVEVADLFAERAYPLLVHMVSEVRGRLRPRTALADVLRALFPGGSITGAPKIRAMEIIEELEPAPRGFYTGAIGWTEPDGRSVFNLAIRTAVLDATGLCYWAGGGIVADSQAAREHAETLLKTEALMQALRGMERMRA
- a CDS encoding PAS domain-containing protein encodes the protein MLRSSEEPPRSSPEVRAALARLTVRRGRLLLLLGLAAVAVFGAINHLTLSPPPLWSDAMNGALTILIGLALLATRLAFVQRHMAPICLGLGLIGSAIRAWASVWHGEVASTAIFFVVMAVTAAAILPWGFWLQLLGASALAAMLAVSSRLVLGNLGPPPGHATAAVGLGLACSAILAGEMRRHYIRLFDDNFRRRDAEAALARLNAELERRVEQRTAELTAASRELAREAEERRQTEADLRESQRRLQAVLDHADVAVYLRDLDGRYLLANRYLLRMWGRRADEVIGHTMDELLPPDVAAVVRANDRAVLRASCSLQFEESFPLPDGWRTFITVKFLWAGRDGAPAGIWGLGTDITDRKQAEAELRRSEAALSAVIENTPDAIWSVDRDARVTVINGSARARFAQRYGATYGDDASAHVPAALREEFMALFRRALAGEHVQLERTEMAADGPRWELLSLHPIRARGEVIGATVFSKDVTDLKRAEQAARQHQADLAHVLRLSTMGEMASGLAHEINQPLGAIANYAQGCARRLRAGTADVATLLPIVEEIGGEALRAGEIIRRLRDLIRKDTARQSPADVNHLVRESVRLIEPEARARGVALHLDLTPDLPAVSCNDIQIEQVLLNLLLNGVEAVEAADNGERALAVRTALAGDAVQVAVADSGVGLPDPPADVFAPFYSTKSSGLGMGLSISRSIIEAHGGTLWGTRNPDRGSTFRFTLPA
- a CDS encoding LOG family protein, yielding MEETRTDSQSTLVSLADEQQVAALVRESVLRLWEVVNALTRLRPSRRDDFRVTLFGSARIPRDHWVYGAVRDLAAELARMGCTVITGGGPGLMQAANEGAASAGVGAAGQSVGIRIHLPFEQDTNPFVDEVYEHGTFFSRLHHFVIASDAFVVVPGGIGTVLELAMVWQLLQVRQLYGTPLILVGPMWRELVEWARRYLLRPDLALASPADLDIPHCVDTAGEAITLLRDQHARWLAQR
- a CDS encoding aminotransferase class IV — encoded protein: MRDGYVFLNGRIVESKRAMISVYDRGLLYGDGLFETMRGYKGRAFAIEEHFHRLRTSADILGLPVPDLDWPQVISELLQRNGLQRQDTWVRITITRGPAEPRVLPPDIAKPTTVIMVRPLDRAIATHQKRGVKVSLLPFSRHGFIPEHKSINYLPAVVGKVLASYHGAYEGLFVRADHVLTEGTTTSVFVVRDKTLYTAPQGGILPGVTRGLIIDLARANGIPAVEREITTTDLRLADEAFLTSSMIEIVPIVHVDEAPLATGKPGPLTARLRKLYAAAVQRYFKRR
- a CDS encoding acyl--CoA ligase; translated protein: MQLFDLLLGHGDRVALTADGRDHTYGALADAAARLAATLRARGLAAGDRVAFFLPNCAELAIAYFGCFAAGLVAVPLNPRYRGPEVEHAVADCAPRLLIADAALLDRLDGARLAALGIAGVVVAGGPAPTGTEPFARLLDAAPLPAPVAVAADDPAVVLYTSGSTGKPKGVTHTHASLRRTARHQVVSQALDASDVQLAFMGIAYIAAFAGQLLTAFALGGRVILLPHGDPAAVVDAIPRHGVTRLQTGPADLRDLLAHPAPARAALATLRCAIAGGERIAAELHHRFAEWAGLPLTEACGMTEAYNYAMNPPFGAKRLGSFGLPTDGVTLRLVGADGRDGDEGEVWLRSDAMARGYWNDPAATAAALRDGWLVTGDLARRDADGWYWFVGRRKEIIIRGASNIAPGEVESVLTQHPAVAAAGVVGAPDAHDGHVPVAFVQLHPGAAATPAALRAFASERLAEYKVPVRVVVLDALPRNVNGKLDRAALAARSSLSAA
- a CDS encoding translation initiation factor; this encodes MAKKPLPPETTALGSLGELLRRRGVRVGEPAVPAPAPPAAAASPATSPAAGLDLSRAGKVIVRRERKGHGGKTVTVVDGLALPAAQMDTLARALRKALGCGSWVEAGRVVLQGDRPDAAAAWLVRHGARQVRRGN